GCAAAACAGTTTTCCAGACACCATGCACATGGAAAAGATTTGCCCGTCAGCAGAAATTAAAGGATAACAGACCTTTGTCATCTGGTGGGTGTGGATCGTCTGCAGCCCGTGGCTAAAGATTGTGTGTACATCTGCTTTACCCTCAAAGCTCGAGAGTTTGTTCATGGGTGCTACTACCCTGCGTGTTAGAGCGCCTCGTCATCTGCAAACTTTTTTGTCTCGAGCCTCTcgtttcatcattttattttccgTTCGCTGATCCCATCTGTCAGTTTATTGTCTCCATACTAAGATGTACTTATATTTTGAGAAACACgacttaaagggatactaaagggtagtgataaggctgtggcgacagtcaaacgtttcaaaaatagatttagttagaattacagagcacgagagcgatacaggagaaatgaaggattcgtttctcacttaattaccacttattagcactatttcggttgccgatgtttataaaaatcgaaaaaatccagtgaaatcgacccttgtgtccttccgccgagtagctACGATAGCTTCCGAgatgagtcaagcagacgagtcttttgtgacgtcacaaacgacaggaagtgtctgtggtcattgctaggatagtgatcggtggtgtcttagttggatttgtgatctccaaagtcattaactatcgagatggccatgaataatgttcaattttaccaatttgaaccacttgcatcagctcacaatcgactgaacatcctcggaggacgaggaaaatgttgcagcagtcgaagcacaaagcaggtacgtaggaccagagatctgtagggacagatctctggtaggactatagaagtaagtcatactgtgtgcacgggaacagaaagtgaacgcatgctttaccttcaagcactttaaataaacataatgcactcaaactctttacactgggcattgttgttgacgaattcacttcgtagtgtatttaaaaaataaaattacatttggtatgctaattatttcctcacacacaccggaatattcactttgtatatgataatttgggttttaagtgaactttcctaaggatagtttaaaaaattaatagtttgaaatatctgtatttaaatattttaaacagactttaatataatactatttgcagccttttttgggggatatagtttgaataattacactaatgacttactttataacaatgatggatagaattcaagcagagacgtttgctttatatgttattatgcctgtgcttttaacttatatgtttgttgtttaaatgtgtatttacatagattcatttatcacagtttcagactggtgcatttgtgagcattgtcaggaatggccacaacaaatgttgaagcataaaaaaatgtagagtaaaagttcaaaagtgaattgtcaagaaaatgttccctatacatcatgaaaattgttacatttatccaaatccagttattggacacacttcatatcagatgcatcatgtatctgacatgaattgtaaaataaaatcttccctttgttaacattaatttcttttatttgttaaaactcaggtatgggacacactttatctttatgtccaaaacaaatcttgcatgcatctggcatttttattttacaaacatcatttctgaaatacttggtgctgaatttacctttcattctttattttcttacagactaataacaatgcaaggaaaactgtgtgagaactgatttctttctttcacataatatacagacatgtggcttaatctttttatttcctcaagttccactgcatgtgaatttttcatttgattgctctgtaagcatttaaaaacagtttcaacaatgtattttgtcataattttcttaattcttgcacagttatggattccaataaaccaagtggacaatttgagacacatgtgtgtttgtgtacttgtcaaaggttgaacatttaggaagcctaaaagagtgtggctgtgatgtccaggagtaatgatggccacaggagctgtcttggcatatggttataaatttgacttctatgtgacactcatctatagttgtgatagaggggttgctacactgcctgcagacactcagcagctcctccaacttcttttcgtgaatgataaattttctttccaggaagggatttgtgcccagttcatctttctgaaaattcctagagacaaatatcgagactaaaatcatagttaaaaccataaatcatttttatagctaaatatcagcttaaattcttgtgctagcatgtttctgatataaactatcaagtactgactgtttgttagtaactgcaatataaattttgtttactggtgctcctcgactgctgaattattccactctgaggtgtcattttcattttctgactcccatatcaatatcaggatcacacctagcagacatttatagacacaatttccttctttttcatttcattatgaaaaaaaattatccacataaaaattttacaaagccatataaaattatttttttatctaagtgtttaaaactgcacatatttttggccttgaatatccttataagaagaaaatatctggcacagtttgtggaattcatgccaattttagataaaagagatgtgtaatagagaaaagaactaaaaagtggccattacctttcaggattggagctgagatctgggtctggacctctttatttaagcacagttgaactgtttgttgtgactgagttgttatagtctgaacattaaagttttataaagtaatcattccacaaaacattaaaacaataataaaacatgtatgattataccatgtgatcaagctattattatttttaattctttacagtatccaacataaaacacaatcattaatatcactctaattttcaaatgttgaaatatcaattctaacttccgcagtgtactgcacatagatttcactactattgttgataagctcattatgtaggaaatacctttcacatgaatttcattgtttttagatttcataaacaaataggctgtcttttcaaaaatatgaatttaaaaatatttcattttataaaagcaaacaatgatttttaaaaaaataatgtaacaagtgacaggatttcaacaatcatttcttttacactttcagtttgatgctgacatttttcatttattatgcatgtactatgaatttttacctattgaaacccgcttattataagtaccacataacacgtttattgttttatagatatatacagtctttgatatatgtatattgtaatgttatctaccaataatgaatagtgcattttgtaaacacagtaacagtacatagcactgacactgacctgtttatgctgtagtcgtttggcaagtgaaactcgtctgtcagatagatccttcattctttttcgagaaatttcattgtgttgaaaaatggtcggaattgcatctggcagaagctgtgccttgaaggccaaatctaactgttcggacatttcgggtccggctagtaaagcactgatcgtcaacaaaatgcttgcataACACCTCGACctctctgggctcccaaacgtgtggcatcgagccttgttattgtatgacacactctttttgtaaggctcgagctgtctttcggaaaatgatgacaatgtcgaatcttttcccattttttcgtggcaatcgggtgcaggcatggttcggtctcacatgtaaacaatcctactgaaacgtcataaggtcacgtgaccgagaacgagagttcgtcgaagcagacgaaagagtccgtgtaatttctcttcttaaacgcaacattctactacaaaccttcaacttttttcacatgaacagacatgaaaatagacgagattcaaattgatcctactatttacgagtttctaagcagtttaattttccctttagtatccctttaatacAACAAGCCAGGCatgttctttcttcatgaaATATTGACTTCTCAACATTCCCTTTCGCGCCATTtctaaatattgtttatacagTCGAGCCACCCGGATAATTTTTGTCATTATACTTTAGTGTTCATGTTTTGGCTTTTAGTTTGTTATTATCTGGTCTTTTTTGGAGGGGAAGTGGGGgttgtttttactatttttaaacattgacGTCATTGTTAACATTGTTTAGTTCCAGTTCAGCTTAGTTCACGAAAATGGCGACCATAGAAACTGTGTTTAGCGCCAACTGATCCTCGCTGAGCGGATGAAGAGATATATCGCAAGAAGGGAGGTCAACACTGCAACAAGCTTTTGTCTGTGCCTTTCGTCGACGCACACGTGAGGTCTCTCTTAGTGACGTCATGTAACCGCCCACGCctggaacaaaaaataaaaacaccactGGCTGAAACTACCCAAAACTGGTCTTATGTcctttgagaaaacaaaatcaccCAATTTTAACGAGACAATCATTAGCTCCCTTCAGAAGCCATCAGGGAGGCAATCcctatttttttgttgtttttttttttttttgttttttttttaaagatgcttGAAGTTCCGGCTGGTTTTTCAGTGAAATCGGAATATCGACTAATTGATCAATGGATTTTTCACTATAACGCCTGCTTATGTTCAATCAGTTCACTGCGTGAGGCACTGACGTCAGCGGTCCCCCGATGTTGTGGACTGTCGCTTTGTCTTACTCTTCTCCCCCGACCGCCCCACCCGCCTGTTAGTGCGTTGTGTGCTGGAAGCACATTCCGCGGGTAGAATCACGTGATTGCAAGCCTCTCAGTGCGGTCCACTGCGGGCACACGCCGACATGCGTACCGCTTAAGTGTACCCAATGCCActggattattattatatattcttGACTACACCACCTGCCTTCTctagctttgtttttgttttgggcggctttgtttattttatgtttgtgaagAGGGTGTGCGTACCTATGgttctgtagtgtgtgtgtagtgtgtggatAGGTAGGTAagtgggatgtgtgtgtgtggctttattttatgtctttgaagagtgtgtgtgtgtgcgcctgtggttcatgtgagagtgtgtagGGAGAGTGTGGGTGAGGCAAGTGTGTGatgagtgtgcgcgcgcgcatccATAGGCGCAGCATTTTCCggataaatatgaaattaagaTCACCGTCAGCTTCATCTAGAGTTTTCTCTCCTCCCACTGTTTCCGCTAAACCGCATGAAAAAGTCcgagaaaaagaatatttaaatccATTTTGATGACAACAGGAAGTCGTATACCTGAATCTTCGTCACGACCATCTTCTTCTTACCGGTCTCTTGCGTTTTGTAATCGCATCAAGCCATCATGCCCAGCGCAGTTATTCGAGTCCTTATCTGTTATTTCAAGACATCTTGTCCTCAAACGGCTATAGTGTCGTCATCTTCCATGCTAACTCAGAACACATCTGAATTctaatgtaaaacaatatctcGCAACCTTCGtcacgatgtgtgtgtgttttggggagtttttttttttttttttttttttttttttttttggcagagagagagataaaagaagaaaataaaaaattcaaacgtTGTGGTCTACATAGATAAAGGGATTGGTAGACAGGTATAGCTGGCTATCGGACAGATTTACGAAGAGCAAAAGcacttatatatatagtagGTGCACCCACACCGACAAAgcagttataataataatgttgtaaCGCACGCCCCAGCTGCTCTACTTTACAACTGCTGTACCCGTCCTTTTAAAGTGCAGGAGCGGCCagctgtgtgcgtgcgtgtgtgcgtgtgtgcgtatgtgtgtgtgtcgtttcATTCAAGGCGCTGGAGGCGGGGCCAAGCTGTCAATAAAGGAGTGCTGTTGCGTGAAATTGACTCTCCCTCTAGAGGGCGCCGCGGGGTTAGTGAGTGCGCGTTGCCAAGGTTACTCGTCTGGCGCGTCCTCGTTTCATCCCGGTGACTTCCTACTGCAGTGTCCATGCACCTCCATTGTAATCTTCCTCTAGTCTGTCGACATCGAGACGACTAAACAAAATGtagcaacaaaacatttttttcctaaagcaaaaatttcttttgtggttgtgcagtgaaagtgtgttaataatatttaaataatgattttttagTACATACTTACCTCTTCCTGATGCTCATGACATTTACGTATTGTCTACGCACGGGATAAATACATAGAGAtgtttgcacatgcacaaataaacccGAACTAATTTTCACCAGCCcaaagtttttcatttgttcatccttTGGAGATCAATGAGATGATAATGTTTGACACTTGTAGTCCTGAACTATACACTAACTGTACACAGAAAATATCTACGaccatttataattattattatatgagcGCAGCAAGCAAGTGATGACCAAGGAGCACACAATGATAACAGTCGAGGCGGCATTATAGTCACTTGATTCAAAGGCCAATCATTTTGATAACTTAAAATCATCTACttcttaaagttaaaattatctttaactTTTGATTTTGACAGACATCGATTTCCTTTTCCTTGCACAAAAGGGTTGGGTTAGcatattttcttcaattttatgGGGAAGAGGGGTGTTTGGCAGTGCTGATCGATGTTTTTAGGAACTGAAGAGGGaaagtttgtcatttttatttttgtaaggaTTGAGACTAATGAGAAGCTCTTGCACCCAGGTTTATGTAGGCCAGGAGGAGAAATCGTTGTGTCAATCGGTGAACAGCCAGGGATGATTGATATGATGTCGCTTGCCTGACAGCTCAGATGCTGAAGTATGTCATATTAATATTTGGTGTTGTGTGTTACAGAGTACTGATCATATTTTATCATGCCACATCGTAAAGATCTGTGCTTAAAATGTCAACCAAGTATGCTACCTAGCATAATAATTCTAATGATTCTATACTTCTATGCCAACATATGGGCTCTCGGTGATCGCATCCATGCATTTCATGGCTGTGCATATTTCTTTTCGGAAAGCTGGCTGCCAGGTCAAGAAAATAAACCCTTTTGCGCTAAAGGATTGACAGGTCAGGTGATAAAATGttcatgtgtatttatgtaGTCCAAAAAACCGCGGAAATCAAGTCCTGGCTGCCgagaaaagcataaacaaacTAAAGCTAAGATTAAGGAGTTTTCCTGTGGTAAAGAACGAAACaccgagaaaaaaaagcaacttcacTGTTTCACAAAGATAATGGTATCGTTGTCCTTCAGCCATGGGTGGGGGCATTTGGTGATCGGTTTTGgcacaaagaaaatatgtttggtttttttattttattatttatctgtaaCACCTGTTACCTAAACAACAACTGTGAATACTAACATGCCAAGATCGGCTTACCTTAATTTGTAAATTCTGAAAACTTGTACTGTGTGCAGACATTTTCCCGTGCAAGCCTTTCACTATAGTCATCTAGCAGAAGAcggattttatttaattttgttcattcGCTGAACTTCCTTATGATCACGGGTGTAatttaaactctctctctctcacacacacacacacacacgcacgcacacgcgcgaGCGCCCACGCAGAGTATTTCTGTCAAACATCTGTGGTGCCTAAACACAATCTGTCAGCACCACAGatgcttttttattaaaattttcgATTACACTTTCGATTATATGAGTCATGCAGCCAACCAGGGAGAGATGCTTCATCAAAAGTACACGAAATATGAGCACAACCAAACAGAACACGACGTGTGGTCTCAGAGCTATTCTAGGCAGGACAAATTGGGCAAATAAACGGAGAAAAAGCCCCCAAACCTgtatatgaagaaatgttacagAGATAGGACATGAAACTCCTGACTTTCGTACGAATACAAACacgtattctctctctctctgtagtcCCTAGTCCAGACGAAACACATGTCGGCATTGATGCCCCTGCCACCACCGCCATCATGACAATCTTCTCCAGCTGCTGACGTAAACTTAAAAAAGTAGTTCCTCATTCGTTATCCCATCACACACTTCCAATCCATCGTTTTATATcatggttgaaaaaaaaaaacacccagaaatgggaaaaagacaaacactggGGAAGGACGTACAACCTCGTTTATTCATCAGTGTATGTTCTTGGTGGAACATAACCACGAGCTCACTTCTCCCGGTGTCCAGCAGGTGAAggattcataaaaaaaaatttaaatgtaagaagacatttttcacGGATCACGTAAGGAACTTACTTGATAAGGCTATCGGAAGACAATTGCTTCGACAAAAtagaatcaatcaatcagcagtcaatcaatcaatcaatcaatcaatcaatcaatcaatcaagcaCGCAAGCAATTAATCGATAAATATCGAACTAAGAGGGTCGAGCCTAGTAGATCCTGGCATTGGTGTACATGCTAAGAAAGCGTCTGTTCTGTTCCCTGGTCACGGAGTAGTTGAAGGGCGGGCTCAAGGAGCGAGTGAAGACGACGTTGGGGTTGGTCGGTTGGGGCCTCGCGAAGCAAGCTCTGATATTCTCGGCCCTTCTAGGGCTGACCTTGCTGCTTCTCAGCATCCTTTCGGGGCTGCCCTGCAGTTTCCGACGCGGCAGAGGGCTGAAGAAAAGGTGGTCTACCACCAGTCCCGTCCGGAAGCGATTCGCCCCGCAAGAAACCGTGAGGTTTGTCAGGTGTTCGGCTCCGTTGTTTCTTTGACTGGATGTCGGAGTGTCGACGGTTGATACGTTGTGCCGCTTGGCAGGGGCGCGCTTTTTCTTGATGGGTGGGAGCGATGGAGAGGGAGAAAATCTGGGCGATGTGCCGTGTTGTTGACTAGGGCCACCTCGTTGGGGACTGACTGCTGAAATGCTTGAGGTTCTCTGGCTTGGAGGGATCGTGGCTCCGGGATCGCAGTGGCGAAAGATGCGACCTGTGGGACCAGAAGAGAGATGACAATTACTGCAGTGTCATTCGTGAGCAACATTCAAAGTTGGAAGCTTCGTCAGCCACCAAAAGAAGCGTGAAATTATAGAGTAAATGTATAATAATGCCATTTTTTGTGGGagaacaaaaaacacaaaaacaaaatcagacaaATACAGAGACCTAGAACTCTCTTACGTAGGTAATCCCTCATTCACGTTTGAGGCAGAAATGCCCAGAATACCAAATTCATGATGTTGTACACAAGAAGCCATGGACTTAGTATAAATGTAGCTGATTACTCAGACGCGCCAAATTACACATCATTGCACAAAATAGTGATGTGCCCTCAGCTGTGGTCTAGTCTCCAGCTGCAGTATCAGAAGCCCATCATGAAAATATGGCCTGCCGGGTACAAGCGAAGGAAGATGTCGAATGGTTGAAACTAAGCTAGGTTACATCactatttgtattttatatgataattataaatgtattttaaatttatatcaaaCGATAAAATGTCCCTTTGAGGACATTTTATGTatgtgaaagataaaaaaaaaatatcatgcaGCTGCTCCCAGATATTGTGTGTGGGAACAGATATATGTGAAGAGAAGCTCAGCACACggaatgatgtgtgtgtgtgtgtttgtgcgagtGACACTTTTATTGCTTCGGGAACACGATTACAGCAAGGGTGTGTCTGCTCTAACCCATTATAAATCGTTCATACAATCATAATCATTTGCAAAGTTCAAAAAATTTGTCTCACCATTTTTCCAAAATGAAAGTGTCAAAACATGTCATAACAAGCAGAGCCCATCTACACAACCAACCGACCATTCTCATGCCGacaactttttattattactacctttcttctcttctctcctttttcactctccttttttcatttcctctctttttttccttttttcccctccatGCAACAACATACCACTATCTTGACCAAACTGACCCACTGACCTCGAATGAAATGCCACCTGTAAAACTACGTTCACGCATGAAGCGGCTAATGAACTCAAGGTGCATTAATTAAAATAGCGCCGGTAATTAaaagtgtcacgtgatcaattATGCTTACAAACGTCACTGCAAACCTCGTTAAAATTATCATTCCTTGTGTTATAGACGCCTTTCTCTGTGGAGTAAATTACTTCCTCCTCTGATCagagataaaaatgaataatgaatatttgacgaacttttttttaatttatggagCTGTTATCTAACCTGTATCAACTTCTGTTACACCTTGCCTAACCACCTGTTGCCAGGGCTTACCGACAaaagttttcaaacaaaaagttatttgttCCAGTCTTGaatcattattttgttgtgaagaCAGAGAGTTTAACTTTTGTCCTGTGCTTCacactaaagagaaaaacaaaaagttcttgACCACCGTCGTTTATATTTCACCACAAATGACAATCATAAAACTATTCAGGTGCAAATGTGCACATGTACAGACATGATgtggtaaaacaattttttttaatttagggCATTTACAAGTCAATTATCATGCAACAAAAGTTATTATCCCTAAAATATAAAGGGTTTCGCATATCGTGCAAACATGAGTTAATGTGcatatcacttttattttttgtggaactggaattaaaaaaaatgttcacacttCCATTGTTCATTTATCCTCTTGCATATGCATGTATAATTAATTTGTCACAATATTATAATACAATGGGATGTCCTTTACAGACGTTACTGTTGCTTTTATTACCTCTAATGCCTGATAAATGCGGCAATGAATATCAGCTACATTTGGTGTCTGACAGTATTAATGCGAAAATGAAAAAGCGAGAGCTGTACTTTCTAGCATAAAAAAGTTTGCAAAACTATTCAAAAATAGTTGTAAGTAATGCCATAAGTTCCAGCCACTAAAATATATTGTCTTCCAGTTTCTTGGCTTCAGAAAGATTAACTATAGACTTTCAGTTAGAAATTTGAACTAGTATTTCattaaattatgaaagaaaactcaACGCTTTCAACAAGCTGAGAATGAGTCTACAAGACAAAGCAGACAACCGAAAGATGTCTTCATAATTTTCTACCTCGCAGTCTTCATCTGAACCTCGTTGACTATTCACGGGTCTCGAAACCCAGGATACTGTGTGTACAGGTATTCTTACAGTGGAAACTGAAATGCAACCTAGGTTGTGCAGCAGcttataatatattttttctaagagattttatgcacacacacactctctctcatctctgtaCCTTTTAGGGTAGGGGCTGTTGGCGGTGAAAAGAAGACTGGAAACATTTCCGCTTCGTTTAGTTTCTCTGCTTTCATCTCTGCGGTGTCCTCGATGTCGACGTGATCCCCTGGGAGCAGGAGACGGCGACTGCAGACCAAGttgtctttatttactttatttccttctttcattacGGAATGTCAGTTATGTGTGTACATCAAGCCTTAAACGATTCATGGTTTTAGCACTGATCTTCGGTATCTTTTGATAAATGAACAAGATcacaatcataaaaaaataattaaattaaaatatcgGCAATGTTGCAAATCTGATCACGTAGACGGTTCACTTGGTTCACTCCTGCAGAAAGGACGCACAAAAGACTTGAGTCCAGTTCCactgcaccacacacacacacacaaacactgatgCACTCACGCTTGAATACTCACATGCATATTATCCGTTACCGCAGAGTAATTCACATTATGTgcaattttaaaagttatttcaaTAATTAGGGAATTAATGATTTAGCTGTCAGCACTTAAGGTAACTTCCACGACACTGCATCGCTTAATTTCAGCCAGAGGATACGAACTTTGAACCCGTTCGCTATTTCAGATTACGAAACAAAAACGATTCACTGGAGACTCACCCCCTGACGCCTCCTGGGACGGTGTCCCATCCACGCTCGGTCACTATCCGGAGATTCTGAGCTCACCAGCCCCATGGCCACCTCCACCCCATCCACGCCCTCATCGCCTTCTTTCCTTGCTATTCCGGGTGCGGGCTCGACCATTTGGTGAAGGTTGGCCGGCTCAGCCACACTGGGTTCTGTGTCTACGATCGCCTGTGTCAGCAGCAAGAACAGACCTGTGTCTACTGTTTCCTTGACTTTCTTAAGAAATGGTTTGCGAGTTATGACTGGTACTTTAGCGCTGCTAGACTTTGAGATTGAACTATGGCAGATAGTACAGATCGACTGTGAATATAGGATGGGAGTGTTTTATGGAAGTATGAATCTTGTGAGCTGAACAATTTACAGTTACACATTTTCCTCTAATCGAAATTTTCACACAAGACAAACTCAGATGTCCACTGCAATTCCATTTTATGTAAGCAAAGTTAGtacaaatgaaaagaacatAATCTGGAGTATTTGCCTCTCTTTGGAGTCCTTCTACGTCTTCTCGGCACCCGTCCACATCCCCGTCGTATCCTTCTTGGCAACGACGGATGTATGCCTGGGATCAGGAT
The sequence above is a segment of the Pomacea canaliculata isolate SZHN2017 linkage group LG6, ASM307304v1, whole genome shotgun sequence genome. Coding sequences within it:
- the LOC112567234 gene encoding uncharacterized protein LOC112567234, which codes for MKAEKLNEAEMFPVFFSPPTAPTLKGRIFRHCDPGATIPPSQRTSSISAVSPQRGGPSQQHGTSPRFSPSPSLPPIKKKRAPAKRHNVSTVDTPTSSQRNNGAEHLTNLTVSCGANRFRTGLVVDHLFFSPLPRRKLQGSPERMLRSSKVSPRRAENIRACFARPQPTNPNVVFTRSLSPPFNYSVTREQNRRFLSMYTNARIY